One Desulfobulbus propionicus DSM 2032 DNA segment encodes these proteins:
- a CDS encoding helix-turn-helix domain-containing protein: MIEMETYNNIWDALTDTPEQAANLRARAELMRQIAAIIKANEWKQADAALHCGVTQPRINDLLRGRVSRFSLDALVNIATALGRRVHLELEPA; the protein is encoded by the coding sequence ATGATCGAAATGGAAACCTATAACAATATTTGGGATGCATTAACCGACACACCGGAACAGGCTGCCAATCTTCGGGCAAGGGCTGAACTGATGCGCCAGATTGCAGCCATTATTAAAGCCAATGAATGGAAGCAGGCCGATGCCGCCTTGCATTGCGGTGTGACTCAACCCCGTATCAATGATTTATTGCGTGGTCGTGTCTCTCGTTTCTCCTTGGATGCTTTAGTGAACATTGCAACGGCTTTAGGTCGGCGTGTTCACCTGGAGCTTGAACCGGCCTGA
- a CDS encoding type II toxin-antitoxin system RelE/ParE family toxin codes for MKVIRFLGDSLKCLRSFPEGARQDSGYQLDKVQRGEQPDDFKPMPSIGKGVEEIRIWDESGTFRIIYTARLADAVFVLHAFQKKTQATSRKDIDLAKFRYSELMKVFK; via the coding sequence ATGAAAGTGATTCGATTTCTCGGGGATTCTTTGAAGTGCTTACGTTCCTTTCCGGAGGGTGCCCGGCAGGATTCCGGTTATCAGCTTGATAAGGTGCAACGAGGGGAACAGCCAGATGATTTTAAGCCCATGCCTTCTATCGGCAAAGGAGTAGAAGAAATTCGCATCTGGGATGAATCCGGAACTTTCCGCATTATCTATACTGCAAGGCTTGCTGACGCGGTGTTTGTGCTCCACGCATTTCAGAAGAAAACGCAAGCAACTTCAAGAAAGGATATCGACCTTGCTAAATTCCGATACTCTGAACTGATGAAGGTGTTCAAATGA
- a CDS encoding zonular occludens toxin domain-containing protein: MAVIEMFCGAMGNGKSAIVNSIAFKFLRRGGVIGLNYPLVDDWAIKYASRILPPYVSDQEILDKACEFYNRAFRFGSVASCYEFAEKVSQLATGKQAKTREEWGLQVFDEASLYFNARDYRKSRNNQFIEYFINIRKLKIQAIFMSHNSEDIDKQIRGKVDLVTWCRNMQKRKLLGISLGLFYKHPRFATQSIVNGEGTFKGMMEDKFTYKLDFDTCDLYDSFELFKNDALEEEFGLEPLGLDPQIYYRTAVQELREKHQAITESSFIHDYREIINPGACHA, encoded by the coding sequence ATGGCTGTCATCGAAATGTTCTGCGGTGCCATGGGTAACGGCAAATCCGCTATCGTCAATTCAATAGCCTTCAAGTTCCTGCGTCGCGGCGGCGTTATTGGCCTGAACTACCCGCTTGTCGATGATTGGGCCATCAAATATGCCTCGCGCATCCTTCCGCCTTATGTCTCCGATCAAGAAATTTTAGATAAAGCCTGCGAGTTCTATAACCGAGCCTTCCGTTTTGGCTCCGTGGCTTCATGCTATGAATTTGCCGAAAAGGTTTCTCAGCTTGCCACCGGGAAACAGGCAAAAACGCGCGAAGAATGGGGGCTACAAGTTTTCGATGAAGCCAGTCTTTATTTTAACGCCAGGGATTATCGAAAATCCAGAAACAACCAATTTATCGAATATTTCATCAATATACGAAAACTCAAAATTCAAGCAATTTTCATGTCGCACAATTCCGAGGACATCGACAAGCAGATTCGCGGCAAGGTGGACTTGGTTACCTGGTGTCGAAACATGCAGAAGAGAAAGCTTCTCGGGATTTCGCTCGGCCTTTTTTACAAGCATCCTCGTTTTGCCACACAATCCATCGTCAACGGTGAAGGCACCTTCAAAGGCATGATGGAAGATAAATTCACCTACAAATTAGACTTCGACACCTGCGACTTATACGACTCCTTCGAACTTTTCAAGAATGACGCCCTGGAAGAGGAATTTGGCCTCGAACCCCTCGGCCTTGATCCGCAAATATATTACAGGACCGCCGTTCAGGAACTGAGGGAAAAACATCAGGCGATAACCGAATCCTCCTTTATTCACGATTACCGAGAAATCATTAATCCAGGTGCCTGCCATGCCTAA
- a CDS encoding DUF4124 domain-containing protein → MTVLNPNDNFSGKRSEDLTGYKFTKYGEKNVSNVKWTYDFTPLKKWALFILSACFVGALGALLIGQRQKIEQQKEIAIEAQDARKHYLQKILEDVKQQTIAEERRKSMATENTVVEPAKQQQPRGKKLYSWVNENGQTVYSNKPKPE, encoded by the coding sequence GTGACCGTTTTGAATCCTAACGACAACTTTTCAGGCAAAAGAAGTGAAGATTTAACCGGGTACAAATTCACAAAATACGGCGAAAAAAATGTATCAAACGTCAAATGGACCTATGATTTTACCCCGTTAAAAAAATGGGCTTTATTCATCCTAAGCGCTTGTTTCGTTGGAGCCTTGGGAGCATTATTGATTGGACAAAGACAAAAGATTGAACAGCAAAAAGAAATAGCCATCGAAGCGCAAGATGCGCGAAAACATTATCTCCAAAAGATACTTGAGGACGTCAAGCAACAAACCATAGCTGAAGAGCGCCGGAAAAGCATGGCAACCGAAAACACAGTCGTTGAACCAGCAAAACAACAGCAACCTCGAGGCAAGAAACTGTACAGCTGGGTTAACGAAAATGGTCAAACTGTTTATTCAAATAAGCCGAAACCAGAATGA
- a CDS encoding YkgJ family cysteine cluster protein: MTLSLCASELDRQSPFGFTCRRCLTCCRFKKIQLNPYETARLAGRLGISTTDFIARYTTGGTVLRFDDQGACVFLQADGCTVHPDRPLVCRLYPLGRYVDSLGVETFAQLALEDGCQGELHAQGTIARYLQDQEAFPFMEAADLYLDLLWYLVEHLHEQDLAPLQATAVSDAAGGEAEAESDDRCQLVWIDLDRTVREYCQRTGTPVPGDIDARMKLQIKAVRQWAAQPQGGDRYGNDPEPAGG, encoded by the coding sequence ATGACGCTATCCTTGTGTGCCAGCGAACTCGACCGTCAATCACCCTTTGGTTTTACTTGTCGTCGCTGCCTTACTTGTTGTCGCTTCAAGAAGATTCAGCTCAACCCGTACGAAACCGCCCGCCTGGCTGGTCGTTTGGGAATCTCCACCACCGATTTCATTGCTCGCTATACCACCGGCGGCACCGTGTTGCGCTTTGATGATCAAGGTGCCTGCGTTTTTCTGCAGGCCGACGGTTGTACGGTTCATCCCGACCGGCCGCTAGTGTGTCGGCTGTATCCGCTTGGCCGCTACGTTGATTCCCTGGGCGTGGAAACCTTTGCCCAGCTGGCCCTTGAGGATGGTTGTCAGGGAGAGCTCCATGCCCAAGGCACCATTGCCCGCTACCTGCAGGACCAAGAGGCCTTTCCCTTCATGGAAGCCGCTGACCTCTATCTCGATCTGCTATGGTATCTTGTCGAACATCTACATGAGCAGGATCTTGCACCACTCCAGGCAACAGCGGTCAGCGACGCGGCGGGGGGAGAGGCCGAAGCGGAAAGCGATGATAGGTGCCAACTGGTCTGGATTGACCTTGATCGGACGGTGCGCGAATACTGCCAACGCACCGGCACCCCGGTGCCCGGCGACATCGATGCACGGATGAAACTGCAAATAAAGGCTGTCCGGCAGTGGGCAGCACAACCTCAAGGAGGAGACAGGTATGGAAACGACCCAGAACCGGCAGGTGGATAA